A single window of Magnetococcus marinus MC-1 DNA harbors:
- a CDS encoding tetratricopeptide repeat-containing sulfotransferase family protein: MISSPATQRLKLLQDAQEHLLRGRLPTAWNILDRALRSTPGDAAILSLMAQIQRQRGDLPLSEKLARMAIAAHPEDGQGHLALGHTLAKQGRSSEAEKCWQQAAILDPTNPEPHLSMAQLAEQEKRYIEAESAADRALSLKPDHLQATMIRARCDAMRNQPDQGAKRLLKLSTASMLPAQRVDYYFELGHLQQDARRYQQAFESYSEANRLQHLTAQPSESPRAEQLIPQLAQWSAALPPPNPTPIAAPGKQPVFIMGYPRSGFTLLSQMLAAHPRLVVMSGYRLPSSLVERLAPHSYPSGLAQLDPPTLAAMRQLYFKHVQRIIGALPAPATLVDMHPLHILDLPMIQRLFPHAAIIHLTRHPMDAALQCFIRHTHAHDPATVMVRSLHEAVALYVAMMNLLNASLRLQPATLHTLRYESIVENMPMAVQTLLTRLNIPWDDAIHRYRGVPMRRLFNAQGSLPEAPPLHSRQVALWPVFHSYLRPFIPLLDPYAHYLGFTKPSTVAPRR; the protein is encoded by the coding sequence ATGATCTCCAGCCCCGCGACCCAACGGCTCAAACTGCTCCAGGATGCCCAAGAGCATCTGTTACGTGGCCGCTTGCCTACCGCGTGGAATATCCTGGATCGAGCACTAAGGAGCACACCGGGTGATGCCGCCATCCTATCTCTTATGGCGCAGATTCAACGGCAACGCGGAGATTTGCCACTGAGTGAAAAACTGGCGCGCATGGCCATCGCCGCCCACCCTGAGGATGGTCAAGGTCACCTCGCCTTGGGCCATACTCTTGCTAAACAGGGGCGCAGCAGCGAAGCGGAAAAATGTTGGCAACAGGCCGCCATCCTTGATCCCACCAATCCAGAACCCCATCTGAGTATGGCGCAACTGGCCGAGCAAGAAAAACGCTATATCGAGGCCGAAAGCGCCGCCGACCGCGCCTTAAGCCTGAAACCCGATCATCTTCAGGCCACCATGATCCGTGCCCGCTGTGATGCCATGCGCAACCAGCCAGACCAAGGGGCCAAGCGGCTGTTAAAACTCTCCACAGCCAGTATGTTGCCGGCTCAACGGGTGGACTATTATTTTGAGCTGGGGCACTTGCAACAGGATGCCCGACGTTATCAACAAGCCTTTGAAAGTTATAGCGAAGCAAACCGTCTGCAACACTTGACCGCCCAACCGAGCGAGAGCCCCCGTGCCGAGCAACTTATCCCCCAACTGGCGCAGTGGAGCGCAGCCTTACCGCCACCCAACCCCACGCCCATCGCAGCCCCAGGCAAACAGCCGGTTTTTATCATGGGCTATCCCCGCAGCGGCTTTACCCTGCTCAGCCAGATGTTGGCCGCCCACCCCCGATTGGTGGTTATGAGTGGCTATCGCCTGCCCAGCAGCCTGGTTGAGCGGCTGGCCCCCCATAGCTACCCCAGCGGTTTGGCCCAGTTGGACCCGCCTACGCTGGCGGCCATGCGTCAACTCTACTTCAAGCATGTTCAGCGCATTATCGGGGCGCTACCAGCCCCCGCTACTTTGGTGGATATGCACCCCTTGCATATTTTGGATCTGCCCATGATCCAGCGACTTTTCCCCCATGCCGCCATTATTCACCTCACCCGTCACCCCATGGATGCAGCGCTACAATGCTTTATCCGTCACACCCACGCCCATGATCCCGCAACCGTGATGGTGCGCTCCCTGCACGAGGCTGTCGCGCTTTATGTCGCCATGATGAATCTCTTAAACGCCTCGCTGCGCCTACAGCCTGCTACCCTGCACACCCTGCGCTATGAGTCCATCGTCGAAAACATGCCCATGGCGGTGCAGACCCTCTTAACCCGACTGAATATTCCCTGGGATGACGCCATCCACCGCTACCGGGGCGTGCCCATGCGGCGCTTGTTTAATGCCCAGGGCAGCCTGCCCGAAGCCCCCCCGCTACATAGCCGTCAAGTGGCATTATGGCCGGTTTTTCATAGTTATCTGCGCCCTTTCATACCCCTGCTCGACCCCTATGCCCACTATTTGGGTTTTACCAAACCCAGCACGGTGGCACCCCGCCGATAA